A genomic window from Armatimonadota bacterium includes:
- a CDS encoding ATP-binding protein gives MTPSHDSRARHRLRPEQLRWTCDPESLPFQTTAELRGDEVIIGQDRAVRALDLGLSIQQPGYNIYIAGPVGTGRTTYATKRIQAVAARRPVPPDWCYLYDFQQPDQPIAVSLPPGQGAQFRRDMARLVEDLKETIRKLLSSERFESRRTQLLQSFEARINEIWQELESQARALGFLLQRSPGGIATVPVGPSGEPISQELFSALTEKQREEIQRRGRELQEGVSEALRKVRALEREAREAVSQLEQQAVRSAASDPVGRLKERYGSNPKIAAWLDRLLADVVEHLDDFKETEEPPPFPIGLLARRGDRLRRYEVNLVVDNSHLQGAPVEVETNPTYYNLLGKVEYRGELGTLVTDFTMIKAGALQRANGGFLILQVKDLLLNAFSWEALKRALKSGEARIENLGEQLGLIATATLRPEPIPLSVKVILIGTPLIFQLLYVFDEDFRKLFKVKADFDVEMNRTPETAEGYAAAVAAICAKHRLRPFDRGAVAKILEYSARLAERQDRFSTRFNEVAEIVFEADAWAAQAERDVVTAADVTRAIEEKVYRSNRVEEKLREMIAQGQLLVDVAGTKVGQVNGLSVLQVGDYTFGHPSRITARTFVGSRGVVNIERETEMSGRIHSKGVAILAAYLGGKYAQERPLSLNASLTFEQTYTEVEGDSASSTELYALLSDLAGVPIDQGIAVTGSVNQKGEIQPIGGVNEKIEGFYQVCKVMGLTGSQGVIIPVQNLPNLMLREEVVDAVAQGKFHIWAVRTVDEGLEILTGLPAGEAREDGSYPEGTINARVSKRLAELAERLRRFAPGARPAEGKNEGSADTARDEGKRAQ, from the coding sequence ATGACTCCGAGCCACGACAGCCGAGCGCGTCACCGCCTCCGACCGGAGCAGCTGCGCTGGACCTGCGATCCCGAGAGCCTGCCCTTCCAGACCACCGCAGAACTCCGCGGCGACGAGGTGATCATCGGTCAGGATCGCGCCGTCCGCGCCCTCGATCTGGGCCTGAGCATCCAGCAACCGGGGTACAACATCTACATCGCCGGACCGGTGGGCACGGGCCGCACCACCTACGCCACGAAGAGGATCCAGGCCGTCGCGGCCAGGCGTCCGGTCCCTCCCGACTGGTGCTACCTCTACGACTTCCAGCAGCCCGACCAGCCCATCGCCGTGAGTCTGCCTCCCGGACAGGGCGCGCAGTTCCGCCGCGACATGGCCCGGCTGGTCGAGGACCTCAAAGAGACCATCCGCAAGCTGCTCAGCAGCGAGCGCTTTGAGAGCCGGCGAACGCAGCTGCTCCAGTCCTTCGAGGCGCGGATCAACGAGATCTGGCAGGAGCTGGAGAGTCAGGCCCGCGCGCTGGGCTTCCTCCTGCAGCGGTCGCCGGGCGGGATTGCCACCGTCCCGGTGGGTCCCTCCGGCGAGCCGATTTCCCAGGAGCTGTTCAGCGCGCTGACGGAGAAGCAGCGGGAAGAGATCCAGCGCCGCGGCCGCGAGCTGCAGGAGGGCGTGAGCGAGGCCCTGCGCAAGGTGCGGGCCCTGGAGCGCGAGGCGCGGGAAGCGGTGAGCCAGCTGGAGCAGCAGGCGGTGCGCTCCGCCGCCAGCGATCCGGTGGGCCGCCTCAAGGAGCGCTACGGAAGCAATCCGAAGATCGCGGCCTGGCTGGACCGGCTGCTGGCGGACGTGGTGGAGCACCTCGACGACTTCAAGGAGACCGAGGAGCCTCCCCCCTTCCCCATCGGTCTGCTGGCCCGTCGCGGCGACCGGCTGCGCCGGTATGAGGTGAACCTGGTGGTGGACAACAGCCACCTCCAGGGCGCGCCGGTAGAGGTGGAGACCAACCCCACCTACTACAACCTCCTGGGGAAGGTGGAGTACCGCGGCGAACTCGGCACGTTGGTCACGGACTTCACGATGATCAAGGCCGGCGCGCTGCAGCGGGCCAACGGCGGTTTTCTGATTCTCCAGGTGAAGGATCTGCTTCTGAACGCCTTCTCCTGGGAAGCCCTCAAGCGCGCCTTGAAGAGCGGGGAGGCGCGTATCGAGAACCTCGGCGAGCAACTGGGGCTTATCGCCACGGCCACCCTGCGGCCCGAGCCCATTCCGCTCTCGGTGAAGGTGATCCTGATTGGGACGCCGCTGATCTTTCAACTGCTCTACGTGTTCGATGAAGACTTCCGCAAGCTGTTCAAGGTCAAGGCCGACTTCGACGTGGAGATGAACCGCACGCCGGAGACGGCCGAGGGGTACGCCGCCGCCGTGGCCGCGATCTGCGCCAAGCACCGCCTCCGTCCCTTCGACCGCGGCGCCGTGGCCAAGATCCTGGAGTACAGCGCGCGCCTGGCCGAGCGCCAGGACCGCTTTTCCACTCGGTTCAACGAGGTGGCGGAGATCGTCTTCGAGGCCGATGCCTGGGCGGCGCAGGCCGAACGCGACGTGGTCACCGCCGCGGACGTCACCCGGGCGATCGAGGAGAAAGTCTACCGCTCCAACCGCGTCGAGGAGAAACTGCGCGAGATGATCGCCCAGGGCCAGCTCTTGGTGGACGTGGCGGGCACCAAAGTGGGCCAGGTGAACGGCCTCTCCGTCCTGCAGGTCGGCGACTATACGTTCGGGCACCCCAGCCGGATCACGGCGCGTACGTTCGTCGGCAGCCGCGGCGTGGTGAACATTGAGCGCGAGACGGAGATGTCCGGCCGCATCCACAGCAAGGGGGTGGCGATTCTGGCCGCCTACCTGGGCGGGAAGTACGCCCAGGAGCGCCCGCTGAGCCTCAACGCGTCGCTGACCTTTGAGCAGACCTACACCGAGGTGGAGGGGGACAGCGCCAGCTCCACCGAGCTCTACGCCCTGCTCTCCGATCTGGCCGGCGTGCCCATCGACCAGGGGATTGCCGTGACCGGCTCCGTCAACCAGAAAGGGGAGATTCAGCCCATCGGCGGCGTCAACGAGAAGATCGAGGGATTCTACCAGGTCTGCAAGGTGATGGGCCTGACGGGGTCCCAGGGCGTGATCATCCCCGTCCAGAACCTGCCCAACCTGATGCTGCGCGAGGAAGTGGTCGACGCGGTGGCTCAGGGGAAGTTCCACATCTGGGCGGTGCGGACCGTCGACGAGGGGCTGGAGATTCTCACCGGCCTGCCTGCGGGCGAAGCCCGCGAGGACGGAAGCTATCCGGAGGGGACGATCAACGCCCGCGTCAGCAAGCGGTTGGCCGAGCTCGCGGAGCGCCTGCGCCGGTTCGCTCCCGGCGCCCGCCCCGCCGAGGGGAAGAACGAGGGATCGGCGGACACGGCCAGGGACGAGGGAAAGAGAGCGCAGTAA
- the thrC gene encoding threonine synthase, protein MWRGVIAEYRPYLPVTEGTPVVTLLEGGTPLLRAGFAGAEADAVRLKVEAGNPTGSFKDRGMTVAVSKALEAGAQGVICASTGNTAASAAAYAARAGLPCTLLIPAEGVALGKLVQAAAHGATIVPVAGTFDQALDLARQAAERFNLTLVNSVNPYRLEGQKTAAFEICDVLGRAPEALVIPVGNAGNITAYWKGFTEYHAARRIATRPRLIGVQAEGAAPLVLGRPVEHPRTVASAIRIGRPASWDGAVRAVEESGGEFLTVTDEEILAAQDLLGREGVFVEPASAAAAAGWLKLRRLGRAPADAVCVLTGHGLKDPAVIQQRLTLPPPVPATPEAIGNLLHR, encoded by the coding sequence GTGTGGCGCGGTGTCATCGCGGAGTACCGGCCCTACCTTCCCGTCACGGAGGGCACGCCCGTGGTCACCCTGCTCGAGGGCGGGACCCCGCTGTTGCGCGCAGGGTTTGCTGGGGCGGAGGCGGACGCGGTCCGGCTGAAGGTCGAGGCGGGGAACCCGACGGGTTCGTTTAAAGACCGCGGCATGACGGTCGCGGTCAGCAAGGCCCTCGAGGCCGGAGCGCAGGGGGTGATCTGCGCCTCGACCGGCAACACCGCGGCGTCGGCGGCGGCCTACGCCGCCCGGGCGGGGCTGCCCTGCACGCTCCTCATCCCCGCCGAAGGCGTGGCGCTGGGCAAACTGGTGCAGGCGGCGGCCCACGGCGCGACGATCGTCCCCGTGGCCGGGACCTTTGATCAGGCCCTGGACTTGGCGCGCCAGGCCGCGGAACGGTTCAACCTCACGCTGGTCAACTCCGTGAACCCCTATCGCCTGGAGGGGCAGAAGACCGCGGCCTTCGAGATCTGCGACGTCCTGGGGCGGGCGCCGGAGGCGCTGGTCATTCCCGTCGGCAACGCGGGGAACATTACGGCCTATTGGAAGGGGTTCACCGAATATCACGCGGCGCGCCGCATCGCGACGCGTCCGCGCCTCATCGGCGTGCAGGCCGAGGGAGCCGCCCCGCTGGTTCTCGGCCGGCCGGTGGAGCACCCCCGGACGGTGGCTTCGGCGATTCGCATCGGCCGGCCGGCGAGCTGGGACGGGGCGGTGCGTGCTGTGGAGGAGTCCGGCGGGGAGTTCCTCACCGTCACCGACGAGGAGATCCTGGCGGCGCAGGATCTCCTGGGTCGGGAAGGGGTGTTCGTGGAGCCCGCCTCCGCCGCCGCGGCGGCCGGCTGGCTCAAACTGCGCCGGCTGGGGCGCGCCCCCGCCGATGCGGTCTGCGTCCTCACCGGCCACGGCCTCAAGGACCCCGCGGTCATCCAGCAGCGCCTCACGCTCCCGCCGCCCGTCCCCGCCACGCCGGAAGCGATAGGAAACCTTCTGCACCGGTGA
- a CDS encoding cyclase family protein: protein MCVPQTFEALQSSRRDFLRLAAGTVLGAALGGVAKLRAPVTAEARSVTVNNVQDLTHVLHPRFPSFNPAFFPKFERKTFVTIKKDGFYGNVLTYWEHSGTHMDAPHHFVTGRWMVHQIPAGRLIAPAVVIHIHERAATSADAQVTPDDIRAYERRFGRIPRGALVFMHSGWEARVNDEAAYRNPDAKGTMHFPGFHPEAAELLVQERDIVGIGVDTLSLDYGASTDFKTHVTILGANKYGLENVANLARIPPRGATVFVGGPRIQDGSGGPTRVIAVW, encoded by the coding sequence ATGTGTGTTCCGCAGACCTTTGAGGCGCTGCAGAGCAGCCGGCGCGATTTCCTCCGGCTGGCCGCGGGGACCGTCCTGGGCGCGGCGCTGGGCGGGGTGGCGAAGCTGCGTGCGCCCGTCACGGCCGAGGCGCGCAGCGTAACGGTGAACAATGTGCAGGACCTCACGCATGTCCTGCATCCACGCTTTCCGAGCTTCAATCCGGCGTTCTTCCCGAAGTTCGAACGGAAGACGTTCGTCACGATCAAGAAGGACGGGTTCTACGGGAATGTCCTCACCTACTGGGAGCACTCCGGGACGCACATGGACGCGCCCCACCACTTTGTGACGGGCCGGTGGATGGTGCACCAGATTCCCGCCGGGCGTCTGATCGCTCCCGCGGTGGTCATCCACATCCACGAGCGGGCGGCGACCTCCGCCGACGCGCAGGTGACGCCCGACGACATCCGCGCCTACGAGCGGCGCTTCGGGCGCATCCCCCGCGGGGCGCTGGTCTTCATGCACAGCGGATGGGAGGCGCGGGTCAACGACGAGGCCGCCTACCGCAATCCGGACGCCAAGGGGACGATGCACTTCCCGGGATTCCATCCCGAAGCGGCCGAGCTGCTGGTACAGGAGCGCGACATTGTGGGCATCGGCGTGGACACGCTGAGCCTGGACTACGGGGCCAGCACCGACTTCAAGACCCACGTCACCATTCTCGGCGCGAACAAGTACGGGCTGGAGAATGTGGCGAACCTGGCCCGCATCCCGCCCCGGGGGGCCACGGTGTTCGTCGGCGGTCCGCGGATCCAGGACGGGTCGGGCGGTCCGACCCGCGTCATCGCCGTCTGGTAG
- a CDS encoding aldehyde dehydrogenase family protein — translation MAERFKVLVAGEWVDSSGGTVTDLNPADTSEVVAEFPAMTAEDVTRAVEAAAEAFSAWKALTWTARGAVLRRASELIRERLEVIARDLTREMGKTLREARGEVARASSFFDYYGAYGRLPIGDHLPDERAGVFTYTVREPLGVVVAIAPWNDPALTPARKLAPALIAGNTVVLKPATLTPLSAWHLLRALHDAGLPRGVVNMVTGPARATGDPLVRHPAVRAITFTGSTAVGLDLQAKVAGRNIRVQTEMGGKNAMVVLKDADVRLAAELAVAAGFGQSGQRCTATSRVIVERPLAEAFVHEFVARAGQVKVGPGLADDTTMGPVVDHSQLETVLDAVERGRREGAEVLFGGERLGGPLYARGYFVAPTILGNVSPTMAVAQEEIFGPVVAVMEAEDLAQAVEIVNTTRYGLSASVVTRSLSAAHAFARGVETGCVAVNLPTVGWDVHTPFGGFKDSGSAFKEHGIEGLQFYTRVKSVAMRVE, via the coding sequence ATGGCTGAGCGCTTCAAGGTGCTTGTGGCCGGGGAATGGGTGGACTCAAGCGGGGGGACGGTGACCGACCTCAATCCAGCGGATACGTCGGAGGTGGTCGCGGAATTCCCCGCGATGACCGCCGAGGACGTCACGCGGGCGGTGGAGGCCGCCGCGGAGGCGTTCTCGGCGTGGAAGGCCCTGACCTGGACGGCGCGCGGGGCGGTTCTGCGCCGGGCGTCGGAGCTGATCCGGGAGCGGCTGGAGGTGATCGCCCGCGATTTGACCCGCGAGATGGGCAAGACGCTCCGCGAGGCCCGCGGGGAAGTGGCCCGGGCTTCCTCCTTCTTCGACTACTACGGCGCCTACGGCCGCCTGCCCATCGGCGATCACCTGCCCGATGAGCGGGCCGGCGTCTTCACCTACACGGTGCGCGAGCCCCTCGGCGTGGTGGTGGCCATCGCGCCCTGGAACGATCCGGCCCTCACCCCGGCGCGCAAGCTGGCTCCGGCGCTGATTGCCGGCAACACCGTGGTCCTCAAACCGGCCACGCTCACCCCGCTGTCGGCCTGGCACCTCCTCCGCGCTCTCCACGACGCCGGCCTGCCTCGGGGGGTTGTCAACATGGTGACGGGACCGGCCCGGGCCACGGGCGATCCGCTGGTTCGCCATCCGGCGGTGCGGGCCATCACCTTCACGGGATCGACCGCGGTGGGATTGGACCTGCAGGCGAAGGTGGCGGGGCGGAACATCCGCGTGCAGACGGAGATGGGCGGCAAGAACGCCATGGTCGTGCTCAAGGACGCCGATGTGAGGCTGGCCGCCGAGCTCGCGGTGGCGGCGGGATTCGGCCAGTCGGGTCAGCGGTGTACGGCGACCAGTCGGGTCATCGTCGAGCGGCCGCTCGCGGAGGCCTTTGTCCATGAGTTCGTCGCGCGCGCCGGACAGGTGAAGGTTGGGCCGGGGCTCGCCGACGATACGACGATGGGCCCTGTGGTTGACCACAGCCAGCTGGAGACCGTGCTCGATGCGGTGGAGCGCGGCCGGCGGGAAGGCGCGGAAGTGCTGTTCGGCGGCGAGCGGCTGGGGGGACCGCTCTATGCGCGGGGATACTTCGTGGCGCCGACGATTCTGGGGAACGTCTCGCCGACCATGGCGGTGGCCCAGGAAGAGATCTTCGGCCCGGTCGTGGCGGTGATGGAGGCCGAGGACCTGGCCCAGGCCGTGGAAATCGTCAACACCACCCGGTACGGGCTGTCCGCGTCGGTGGTCACCCGCAGTCTTTCCGCGGCGCACGCCTTCGCCCGGGGTGTCGAGACGGGCTGCGTGGCGGTGAACCTTCCCACCGTGGGGTGGGACGTGCATACGCCCTTCGGTGGATTCAAGGACTCCGGCTCGGCGTTCAAGGAGCACGGCATCGAAGGCCTGCAGTTTTACACGCGGGTGAAAAGCGTCGCGATGCGGGTGGAGTAA
- a CDS encoding PPOX class F420-dependent oxidoreductase yields MALPDAVREFLQKPNLAVLATVSPDGRPQATPVWFLVEDDGHIMINTARGRVKLRNVEVNPHVALAVYDRDDPYRYVQIRGRVVKIDPARGAADIDRLSLRYRGRPYQYPPSSGPADRVTLLIRPRTVHTTGFR; encoded by the coding sequence GTGGCTCTCCCCGATGCGGTCCGCGAATTCCTGCAGAAGCCCAACCTCGCCGTCCTGGCCACGGTGAGTCCCGACGGCCGGCCGCAGGCCACGCCGGTGTGGTTCCTGGTGGAAGACGACGGCCACATCATGATCAACACGGCCCGGGGGCGCGTCAAGCTCCGCAACGTCGAGGTCAACCCCCATGTGGCGCTGGCCGTCTACGACCGCGACGACCCCTACCGGTACGTTCAGATTCGCGGCCGGGTGGTGAAGATCGACCCGGCGCGCGGCGCCGCGGACATCGACCGCCTCTCGCTGCGCTACCGCGGCCGCCCCTACCAGTATCCACCGAGCAGCGGCCCGGCCGACCGGGTCACGCTGCTGATCAGGCCGCGGACGGTCCACACCACGGGCTTCCGCTGA
- a CDS encoding DUF3592 domain-containing protein has product MTERPTTIKQYLVLGFVALLLAGTGYVMMIGIQTNKRRAAEAATEIIEARRVSWWDSAEGKPQSGFHLKYRYSYGGETFEAESEQNTWYRPGMAVKVCLAPADPKDHALTVADQPCGAAFRRI; this is encoded by the coding sequence ATGACCGAGCGTCCGACGACGATCAAGCAGTACCTCGTCCTGGGATTCGTTGCCCTGCTGCTCGCGGGTACGGGATACGTCATGATGATCGGTATCCAGACCAACAAGCGCCGCGCCGCTGAGGCCGCAACCGAGATCATCGAGGCCCGTCGGGTCAGCTGGTGGGACTCGGCCGAGGGCAAGCCGCAGTCCGGGTTCCACCTCAAGTACCGCTACAGCTATGGGGGAGAGACCTTCGAGGCGGAGAGCGAGCAGAACACCTGGTACCGGCCGGGGATGGCGGTGAAGGTCTGCCTGGCTCCCGCCGACCCAAAAGATCACGCCCTGACGGTCGCCGACCAGCCCTGCGGGGCCGCGTTCCGGCGGATCTGA
- a CDS encoding aldehyde dehydrogenase family protein: MERFGLVVDGRQTEALSGETFEVRNPANTDEIVGVVARGGPEDVERIVESAQRALRASWWPRLEESRRRGRVLQRFAALVDERKQDLARLLTREQGKVLRESLGEVDSLINTFDYYAGFGGKITGTVVFARDGDSILKIETRRYPIGICAAVLPFNFPVSLYAWKVAPALMAGNAVIVKPASTAPLTEIVLTEMLHEAGVPAGIASLIAGPSATTGSALITHPAVKKVALTGSTETGKAIYAAAAAGLKRLTLELGGSDPTVVCDDADLEVAAETIVRSGRFRNAGQSCTSVKRVYVMERVFEPFADLVSRITRRMRLGNGLEPAVDMGPLNNAQVRDDVERLLQDAVRRGAVVAAGGGRPSGREYERGYFLQPTVLLDVPQTAQIWEEECFGPVLPLMKVADLDEAIDLANASPYGLGSAIWSRDDQRIERFIDRIQAGMVWVNYKPLSLPEAPFGGVKDSGIGRELGAEGLDAYLETKAIRKYVGKALA, encoded by the coding sequence GTGGAGCGATTCGGGCTTGTCGTGGACGGCCGGCAGACGGAGGCCCTATCGGGAGAGACCTTCGAGGTCCGCAACCCGGCAAATACCGACGAGATCGTCGGGGTTGTGGCGCGGGGCGGTCCGGAGGATGTGGAGCGTATCGTTGAATCCGCCCAACGGGCGCTGCGCGCGAGCTGGTGGCCGCGTCTGGAGGAGTCGCGCCGGCGCGGGCGGGTCCTGCAGCGCTTTGCGGCACTGGTCGATGAGCGCAAGCAGGACCTGGCCAGGCTGCTGACGAGGGAGCAGGGCAAGGTCCTGCGGGAGTCGCTCGGCGAGGTGGACAGCCTGATCAACACCTTCGACTACTACGCGGGGTTCGGCGGGAAGATCACGGGCACGGTCGTCTTCGCCCGTGACGGGGACAGCATCCTCAAGATCGAGACCCGGAGATATCCCATCGGCATCTGCGCCGCGGTGCTCCCCTTCAACTTCCCCGTGTCCCTGTACGCCTGGAAGGTGGCTCCCGCGCTCATGGCGGGCAACGCCGTCATCGTCAAGCCGGCGAGCACCGCCCCGCTCACCGAGATCGTGCTCACGGAGATGCTGCACGAGGCCGGGGTCCCCGCCGGGATCGCCAGCCTGATCGCCGGACCTTCGGCCACCACCGGCAGCGCCCTGATCACTCATCCCGCGGTCAAGAAGGTGGCCCTCACCGGATCGACCGAAACCGGCAAGGCGATCTACGCCGCCGCGGCGGCGGGGTTGAAGCGCCTGACATTGGAACTGGGCGGCAGCGACCCGACGGTGGTCTGCGACGACGCCGACCTGGAAGTGGCCGCGGAGACCATCGTCAGGTCGGGACGGTTCCGCAACGCCGGGCAGTCCTGCACGTCGGTCAAGCGGGTCTACGTCATGGAGCGCGTCTTCGAGCCGTTTGCCGACCTGGTGTCCCGCATCACGCGCAGGATGCGGCTGGGCAACGGTCTGGAGCCCGCCGTGGACATGGGCCCCCTGAACAACGCTCAGGTCCGGGACGACGTCGAGCGTCTGCTGCAGGACGCCGTGCGCCGCGGCGCCGTCGTCGCCGCCGGCGGCGGACGGCCCTCCGGCCGCGAGTACGAGCGGGGGTACTTCCTGCAGCCCACGGTTCTGCTCGACGTCCCGCAGACCGCGCAGATCTGGGAGGAGGAGTGCTTCGGCCCGGTCCTGCCGTTGATGAAGGTGGCGGACCTGGACGAGGCGATCGACCTGGCCAACGCCTCGCCCTACGGCCTCGGCTCGGCGATCTGGTCGCGGGACGATCAGCGCATCGAGCGGTTCATCGACCGCATTCAGGCCGGCATGGTCTGGGTGAACTACAAGCCGCTCAGCCTGCCCGAAGCCCCCTTTGGCGGCGTGAAGGACAGCGGCATCGGCCGCGAGCTGGGGGCCGAAGGGCTCGACGCCTACCTGGAAACGAAGGCCATCCGCAAGTACGTGGGCAAGGCTTTGGCCTGA
- a CDS encoding SRPBCC domain-containing protein — translation MSTQAAVIASVEVPTTPARAFELWTTGINQWWKKGTPYWNDKIRARGLRFEPGVGGRFLEVYDETAGEGLEIGRISVWEPRNRLVYTWREAGWTPQEVTQVEVRFEPTPGGTRVTVTHSGWETVREGQKRCEGYGRGHNELRGWYREAATAGI, via the coding sequence ATGAGCACCCAGGCAGCGGTGATCGCGAGTGTGGAGGTTCCCACCACCCCCGCCAGGGCGTTCGAGCTCTGGACGACCGGCATCAACCAGTGGTGGAAGAAGGGGACCCCCTACTGGAACGACAAGATCCGCGCGCGCGGGCTGCGTTTCGAACCAGGGGTCGGCGGGCGTTTCCTGGAGGTCTATGACGAGACGGCCGGTGAGGGATTAGAGATCGGCCGGATCTCGGTGTGGGAGCCGAGGAACCGGCTCGTCTACACCTGGCGCGAAGCGGGCTGGACGCCGCAGGAAGTGACGCAGGTCGAGGTCCGCTTCGAGCCGACCCCGGGCGGTACGCGCGTCACGGTGACCCATTCGGGCTGGGAGACGGTGCGCGAAGGCCAGAAGCGCTGCGAGGGGTACGGCCGCGGCCACAACGAGTTGCGGGGCTGGTACCGCGAGGCGGCCACCGCCGGGATTTGA
- a CDS encoding IclR family transcriptional regulator codes for MSRPHPRYLQSIRHALRILKLFAPDRALWGVTQAASALRLSKSTTSRVLATLAAEEFVQKDQSTGRYRLGVRAYEAGLAYLSGLNLREAAMPILEEVAFALRETVYLGILGDRAAIYIDKILSPLALRVDSYIGLAIPLHATALGKVLLAWQPEEYINSFIASGPRPFTRRTITGAATLRRELRTVRQRGYAVDLEEYEDGLHCIAFPIRDHRGAVAGAYSVSGPAVRLTRQTMHAHLPRLKNAALEISARLGFRARTRSGTPHRETVQPGDLETRRIE; via the coding sequence ATGTCGCGACCACATCCCCGGTATCTGCAGTCCATCCGCCACGCCCTGAGGATCCTGAAGCTGTTTGCGCCTGATCGTGCTCTGTGGGGAGTCACGCAGGCCGCGAGCGCCTTGCGTCTCAGCAAGAGCACCACCAGCAGAGTGCTGGCTACTCTGGCCGCGGAAGAATTCGTCCAGAAGGATCAAAGCACAGGGCGGTACCGTCTCGGTGTGCGGGCCTACGAAGCGGGGCTGGCATACCTCTCCGGTCTTAATCTGCGCGAAGCAGCCATGCCGATCTTGGAGGAGGTAGCCTTCGCCCTCCGCGAGACGGTGTACCTGGGAATTCTCGGCGACCGGGCCGCCATCTACATCGACAAGATCCTCAGCCCTCTGGCGCTCCGCGTCGATTCCTACATCGGCCTGGCCATCCCGCTGCATGCCACCGCCTTGGGCAAAGTGCTCCTGGCCTGGCAACCGGAGGAGTACATAAATAGCTTCATCGCTTCTGGACCCCGGCCGTTCACCCGGCGCACCATCACCGGCGCGGCAACGCTGCGAAGAGAGCTCCGCACGGTGCGGCAGCGAGGGTACGCCGTCGATCTCGAGGAGTACGAAGACGGCCTGCACTGCATTGCCTTCCCTATCCGTGACCATCGCGGCGCGGTGGCCGGGGCGTATTCCGTTTCGGGCCCGGCCGTCCGCCTCACGCGCCAGACCATGCACGCGCACCTGCCCCGACTCAAGAATGCGGCCCTGGAAATCTCAGCGCGGCTGGGATTCCGCGCGCGTACGCGGAGCGGAACACCTCACCGTGAGACGGTTCAGCCGGGTGATCTGGAAACGCGGCGGATTGAATGA
- a CDS encoding RidA family protein yields MASKQLVTLPAFSKGLGGRLWSPGLKVGPWLFLSGVTAVDYDTMTTVGASGGTSMTPARLDPEAQWRQALSNIKQLVEAAGGTMADVVLANVYVTDMQYYAHYQHIRGEFFTPPYPVCTAIAVRSLVHPDWLLEIEAIAYIEDPPAQRPRGRGERRWATAGPSATQPRPERSAQRRPGRDHDAGPGGREVQILRRRQT; encoded by the coding sequence ATGGCTAGCAAGCAACTTGTCACGCTCCCCGCATTCAGCAAAGGACTGGGAGGAAGACTCTGGAGCCCCGGCCTGAAGGTGGGTCCGTGGCTTTTTCTCTCCGGGGTGACTGCAGTGGACTACGACACGATGACCACCGTGGGGGCCAGCGGCGGCACCAGCATGACTCCGGCCAGACTCGACCCGGAGGCGCAGTGGCGTCAGGCCTTGTCCAACATCAAACAACTGGTGGAAGCCGCGGGCGGGACGATGGCCGATGTCGTCCTGGCCAACGTGTATGTCACCGATATGCAGTACTATGCCCACTATCAACATATCCGCGGCGAATTCTTTACGCCTCCCTATCCCGTCTGTACGGCGATAGCTGTGCGTAGCCTTGTCCACCCCGACTGGCTGCTCGAGATCGAGGCGATCGCCTACATCGAGGATCCGCCCGCGCAACGCCCGCGCGGCCGAGGAGAAAGGAGGTGGGCCACAGCAGGTCCGTCCGCTACACAGCCGCGACCAGAGCGGTCGGCCCAGCGCCGACCAGGGAGGGACCACGATGCAGGTCCTGGGGGCCGGGAAGTACAGATACTGCGTCGTCGACAGACCTAG